The Nitrospiraceae bacterium genome segment ATTCGACGGATCCTCCAGCTTCTCGGCGTAGGGCTTGTTATCTCCGCCGGGCCCCTGAGCCTCGCCGCCGAATCACCCACCGACGTGGTCCGAACGACGATTAACGAGGTGATCCGTATTCTCAACGATGACTCGCTGAAAGCTCCGGCCAAGCTCCTACCCCGGCGACGAATGCTTGAACAGGTGATCGCCCAGCGTTTCGATTATGCCGAAATGTCCAAACGAGCTCTCGCCGCCAACTGGACTCCCTTGACGAACGAGCAACGTGACGAATTTGTGGACCTCTTCAAGTCCTTTCTCTCAGACCGGTATGCGTCCAAGATCGAGGGCTATTCCGGCGAACAGGCGGAGTACCTGACCGAGCGCCTAGAAGGTCAGTATGCAGAAGTAAGAACCAAGCTGGTATCCAGCAAGGTCCAGATCCCGATGGACTATCGGCTTATTAATAAGGGGGGCCGGTGGTATGCCTACGACATCATCGTGGATGGGGTGAGCCTCGTCAAAAATTACCGGAGTCAATTCACGTCGATCATCCGGTCTTACTCCTACGACGAGTTAGTCCACCGCCTTCGGAATCGTACAGTTGGAGAAGAGAAGAAAGCCTAAACCTGCTGGATGCCGGTTGACCGTCTAGAAATCATCGTTATTCAATAAGTGAGCGGAGGCCTCGGTGAGAGGAATACTCAAGGTAACCGGGGTCGAGCGTAGGGGCGGTGAGCAGGCCCGCCAGTAACGAGCGGGAAGCCTAAAACCCCTCGAAGACTCTACCATGTAGATGAAGCTCTCTGGACCCGCCTCCGCTCAGTTTTTTTGTATCCTTCCAACATTTCCCACTAAATGGGTGTTGCCTTTTGGAGACCTATTAGGAGGGGGAGCTTCGATCGTGTGATTTGATTTGAAACCGGTAGAATTTTCTGCGACGCGGGTAATCACAAAAAAACGGCCCTCCCTTCTGTGGAACACCGGACCTGCACGGGCCGGAGTCATGTCCGGCAACCCTTCAGTCGCCTGAGGCTGGCTGCCCCGCGCCTCAATCTTCGAACGGGCTCGCTTCTACTCAACGGCCGTGCCTAGTGGCACCGACGATTGATAGCGCGTCCCTCGGACCTCGACCCCGCAACGAACCAGGAACGGTGCCCTCTGCACGCTGGCTGCAGAAGGGCGAGTCGAACACGTGAGGTTGCCGACCTCATTAGGCTCACGCCACCTCCTTCGATTTTTAGGTAATCACCTCCCTCAGGGAATCAATGTTTCTTTTTGCAACAGGCTACTTCGGTGGTGGGGAAACCAGCCCTTCCTTCATGAAGACACCCAGCCCGTCCCTTACGGTTCTAATCTTGATCGCTGCTTCCTCCATGAGCTGCTCTTTCGTCTTGTTCAATTGAGCCAATCCCTGTTCCTGCGCTTTGAGGGCGGCGGCGGCGGCGATTCTCGGTACAACGTGCCATTCTTGCATCGTGCAAATAATGTTGTCTTCGTTGATACCCTGCTCTTCAGCGCAGGCAGCCAGTTCCATGGCCGCAGCGAGCGCCATCTCGTCCGAGATCGTACGGGCCCGCACATCCAGGGTGCCGCGGAAGATGCCAGGGAACACGAGTGAATTATTCACTTGGTTCGGGAAATCGCTCCGTCCGGTTGCCACGATCCTGGCCCCTGCTTCCCGTGCCTCCCAGGGCCAGATTTCCGGGATCGGATTGGCGCAGGCAAAGACAACAGCATCCTTGGCCATCGCCTTGATCCATTCAGCCTTGATAATCCCCCCCGCTGCGAAAGCGATACAGACATCCGCGCCCCGAAGGGCCTCTGCGATCCCGCCTCGCAGCTTGTCTGCGTTCGTTTCCTGGCAGACCTTCCATTGCTCGATGTAATCAGGGTTGTCTCGGTAATCCGCACGATGACTCCCAAGAATGCCTCCAAGGTCACAGGCCACGATCGAAGCCGGATCCGCTCCGTTTGCTTTCAAGAATCGATACGTCGGCACGTTCGCCGCACCCATCCCGATCA includes the following:
- a CDS encoding ABC transporter substrate-binding protein; its protein translation is MRLPCWLADSVPTNCRRIRRILQLLGVGLVISAGPLSLAAESPTDVVRTTINEVIRILNDDSLKAPAKLLPRRRMLEQVIAQRFDYAEMSKRALAANWTPLTNEQRDEFVDLFKSFLSDRYASKIEGYSGEQAEYLTERLEGQYAEVRTKLVSSKVQIPMDYRLINKGGRWYAYDIIVDGVSLVKNYRSQFTSIIRSYSYDELVHRLRNRTVGEEKKA
- a CDS encoding NADP-dependent malic enzyme, with protein sequence MPTKEELLAKAQKPAEESRRLHTHYKGKIQTFPKCPIRSLDDFALWYTPGVAAPCRDIQRTPGLVYDLTNRANSIAVVSDGTRVLGLGDIGPEAGLPVMEGKALLFKYLGGVDAVPICLGTKDPNEIVRTVKLLEPTFGGINLEDIAMPKCFRILEQARRACTIPVWHDDQQGTGTVLLAALINALKIVGKPMGTIRIAMIGMGAANVPTYRFLKANGADPASIVACDLGGILGSHRADYRDNPDYIEQWKVCQETNADKLRGGIAEALRGADVCIAFAAGGIIKAEWIKAMAKDAVVFACANPIPEIWPWEAREAGARIVATGRSDFPNQVNNSLVFPGIFRGTLDVRARTISDEMALAAAMELAACAEEQGINEDNIICTMQEWHVVPRIAAAAALKAQEQGLAQLNKTKEQLMEEAAIKIRTVRDGLGVFMKEGLVSPPPK